Proteins encoded in a region of the Prochlorococcus marinus CUG1416 genome:
- the coaBC gene encoding bifunctional phosphopantothenoylcysteine decarboxylase/phosphopantothenate--cysteine ligase CoaBC, with protein MKTKTETSKKKVLLLITGSIAAVRIPLLVSQLAKENYEIRCVLSKNAEKLIKPLSLSILSRNSCILENDQWSNIQSTPLHIELCNWADILIIAPLTATTLSKWVTGNAEGLIPSILMANIKPIIVAPAMNTQMWLNEAVQKNYEDLQNYENVLSLQPSQGLLACDAIGIGKIPPNDLIQLALEFIISNNQKPYRKDLLNKKILITGGCTSEKIDAARHITNKSSGAMGLLMSQVARFRGAEVKYVHGPLKIDKDLTDGIKRYEIETSVDLINAIKNEISNCDYFFMNAAVSDFKIISNTSGKIPKNKINDYLNKNFELVPDILKTMSESKKNNQVFVGFCAFTGSIKEARIIIKEKIIQKGCDYLFANPIDLEGQGFGFLAQNEGWLFDTKNMEHHIKKTSKIDLANKLITQIISEKK; from the coding sequence ATGAAAACTAAAACTGAGACCTCCAAAAAAAAGGTTCTTTTATTAATAACAGGGAGTATTGCAGCTGTAAGAATTCCATTATTAGTTAGCCAATTAGCGAAAGAAAATTATGAAATAAGGTGCGTTTTATCTAAAAATGCAGAAAAATTAATAAAGCCGCTTTCCCTTTCTATCTTAAGTAGAAACTCTTGCATTTTAGAAAATGATCAATGGTCAAATATTCAATCCACCCCTCTTCATATAGAACTATGCAATTGGGCAGATATTTTAATCATTGCCCCTTTAACAGCGACAACATTATCAAAATGGGTAACTGGAAATGCAGAAGGATTAATTCCAAGCATTTTAATGGCAAATATTAAGCCAATTATTGTTGCACCAGCAATGAATACACAAATGTGGCTAAATGAAGCTGTACAAAAAAATTATGAGGATTTACAGAATTACGAAAATGTTTTATCTTTGCAACCAAGTCAAGGTCTCTTAGCATGCGATGCTATTGGCATCGGTAAGATACCTCCCAATGACCTAATTCAGCTAGCTCTCGAATTTATAATTTCAAACAATCAAAAACCTTATCGCAAAGATTTACTTAACAAAAAAATTCTAATAACTGGAGGCTGCACCTCAGAAAAGATTGACGCAGCAAGACATATTACTAACAAGAGTTCTGGAGCTATGGGCTTACTTATGTCTCAAGTAGCAAGGTTCAGAGGAGCAGAAGTAAAATATGTGCATGGGCCTTTGAAGATCGATAAAGATCTTACTGATGGAATAAAAAGATATGAAATTGAGACTAGTGTTGATTTAATAAACGCTATTAAGAATGAAATTTCAAATTGTGATTATTTTTTCATGAATGCAGCAGTATCTGATTTCAAGATAATCTCTAATACTTCAGGTAAAATTCCCAAAAATAAAATTAATGATTATTTAAATAAAAATTTCGAACTAGTCCCAGATATCCTAAAAACAATGAGTGAATCAAAAAAAAATAACCAAGTTTTTGTAGGCTTTTGCGCTTTTACAGGATCTATTAAAGAAGCAAGAATAATAATTAAAGAAAAGATTATTCAAAAAGGTTGTGATTATCTATTCGCAAATCCAATTGATCTTGAAGGCCAAGGATTTGGTTTCCTAGCACAAAATGAAGGTTGGCTATTCGATACAAAAAATATGGAGCATCATATCAAAAAAACATCAAAAATTGATTTAGCAAATAAATTAATAACTCAAATTATTTCAGAAAAAAAATAA
- a CDS encoding aspartate carbamoyltransferase catalytic subunit, whose product MQIWPHKHIHTLANFSIQDYESVFEMAYRFDALKNAGTKKIPALQGTLVTSLFFEASTRTKNSFELAAKRLSADVQTFAPSSSSLTKGETIIDTAITYSAMGADILVIRHSSSYITFEIAKKLDAINSKTSVLNAGDGLHSHPSQGLLDIYSLIKFFSQKSLSPDVLNSKKILIIGDVNHSRVARSNLWSLSAFGADIILCGPKTLIADEFSNFLKNPAPNQIEDPVKSRGSITISRSLEESIKIADAIIVLRLQKERMIENLLSSIDSYSLDYGLTPEKLSLNSKEIPILHPGPINRGIEISSKVVDEYPNCLINNQVANGIPIRMALLYLLKKYNK is encoded by the coding sequence ATGCAAATTTGGCCTCATAAACATATCCACACACTCGCTAATTTTTCAATTCAAGATTATGAGTCAGTATTTGAAATGGCTTATAGATTTGATGCACTAAAGAATGCCGGGACGAAAAAGATACCTGCTTTACAAGGGACCTTAGTAACGTCTTTGTTTTTTGAAGCTAGTACAAGAACAAAAAACAGCTTTGAACTTGCAGCAAAAAGACTATCTGCGGATGTACAAACTTTTGCGCCATCCTCTAGTTCTTTAACAAAAGGCGAAACAATTATTGATACAGCGATAACTTATTCTGCTATGGGGGCGGATATATTAGTTATAAGACATTCATCAAGTTACATAACCTTTGAGATAGCTAAAAAACTTGATGCAATAAATTCCAAGACTTCTGTTCTTAACGCTGGCGATGGATTACATAGTCACCCCAGTCAAGGTTTGCTTGACATTTATTCATTAATAAAATTCTTTTCCCAAAAATCATTGAGTCCAGATGTTTTAAATTCCAAAAAAATTCTAATAATTGGAGATGTTAATCATTCAAGAGTGGCAAGATCAAATCTTTGGTCTTTGAGTGCATTCGGTGCAGACATAATTTTATGTGGTCCTAAGACATTAATAGCTGATGAATTTAGCAATTTTTTAAAAAATCCTGCGCCGAATCAAATAGAAGATCCTGTTAAATCAAGAGGCTCCATAACAATTTCTAGATCATTAGAAGAATCAATAAAAATTGCAGATGCAATTATTGTTTTAAGACTCCAGAAAGAGAGAATGATAGAGAATTTACTAAGCAGCATAGATTCTTATAGTTTAGATTATGGCTTAACCCCAGAGAAATTATCTTTGAATAGTAAAGAAATTCCAATTCTTCACCCTGGTCCTATTAATAGAGGTATTGAAATAAGCAGTAAAGTAGTAGATGAATATCCTAATTGCTTAATCAATAATCAAGTGGCAAATGGTATCCCTATAAGAATGGCTTTACTTTATCTATTAAAGAAATACAACAAATAA
- the aroC gene encoding chorismate synthase, producing MSSSFGKIFRVSTFGESHGGAVGVILDGCPPMLKIDIELIQNELDRRRPGQSDITTPRNEEDKIEILSGLKEGLTLGTPIAMLVRNKDQRPGDYNNLEQVFRPSHADGTYHLKYGIQAGSGGGRASARETIGRVAAGAIAKQLLKNLCNTEILSWVKRIHDIDSDINKEKISLTKIDSNIVRCPDDKVSAEMIQRIKELKRQGDSCGGVIECLVRHVPSGLGMPVFDKLEADLAKALMSLPATKGFEIGSGFSGTYLKGSEHNDAFIKSDDICKLRTTTNNSGGIQGGISNGENIEMKIAFKPTATIGKEQKTVNADGKEVLMKAKGRHDPCVLPRAVPMVDAMVALVLADHLLLNHAQCSLINN from the coding sequence ATGAGTAGTAGTTTTGGAAAAATTTTTCGTGTTAGTACTTTTGGAGAATCACACGGGGGTGCAGTAGGAGTTATCCTTGATGGATGTCCACCAATGCTAAAGATAGATATTGAGCTGATACAAAATGAATTGGATAGGCGTAGGCCTGGACAAAGCGATATTACAACACCCCGAAATGAAGAAGATAAAATTGAAATATTAAGTGGTCTAAAGGAAGGTTTAACACTTGGAACTCCGATAGCGATGTTGGTTAGAAACAAGGATCAGAGACCAGGAGATTATAATAATTTGGAGCAAGTCTTCAGACCATCACATGCAGATGGTACATATCATCTGAAATATGGAATTCAGGCTGGGTCTGGAGGGGGAAGAGCCTCTGCAAGAGAAACAATCGGTAGAGTAGCAGCAGGTGCTATAGCAAAACAATTATTAAAAAACTTGTGTAACACTGAAATACTATCTTGGGTAAAACGTATACATGATATTGATTCTGATATAAATAAAGAAAAGATTTCGCTCACTAAAATAGATTCCAATATTGTTAGATGTCCAGATGACAAGGTCTCGGCTGAAATGATACAGAGAATTAAGGAATTAAAGCGTCAAGGAGACTCTTGTGGTGGGGTTATTGAATGTCTTGTAAGACATGTTCCATCTGGTCTGGGAATGCCTGTTTTTGATAAATTAGAAGCTGATTTGGCGAAGGCTTTGATGTCTTTGCCTGCTACGAAAGGATTTGAAATAGGTTCGGGTTTCTCTGGAACTTATTTAAAAGGGAGCGAACATAATGATGCATTCATTAAGTCTGATGATATTTGTAAGTTAAGAACAACAACTAACAATTCAGGAGGTATACAGGGAGGAATAAGTAATGGCGAAAATATTGAGATGAAGATAGCTTTTAAACCTACAGCAACCATAGGGAAAGAGCAGAAAACAGTAAACGCTGATGGGAAAGAAGTATTGATGAAGGCAAAAGGGAGACATGATCCATGTGTTCTACCGAGAGCAGTCCCTATGGTTGATGCTATGGTCGCTTTAGTCCTTGCGGATCATTTGCTTTTGAATCATGCTCAATGTAGCTTAATAAATAATTAG
- a CDS encoding DNA-3-methyladenine glycosylase produces the protein MEKHLFPKNFFYRHSQFVAPDLIGCYLIKKNNENDRVKGVIVETEAYSQEEEACHGYRKRTESNKSLFGKPGTFYIYKSYGIHHCLNIVTDKENFASGVLIRAVFISKKNERLASGPGLVTKTFGVDISFNSLEVINNNSLWISQSDLNLEKKDLIQTTRIGISKAKNIKWRWYLKNSRSVSKRLKGDRTPKFK, from the coding sequence ATAGAAAAACACTTATTTCCAAAGAATTTTTTTTATCGGCACTCCCAATTTGTTGCCCCTGATTTAATAGGCTGCTATCTCATCAAAAAAAATAATGAGAACGATCGAGTTAAGGGGGTAATTGTTGAAACTGAAGCTTATTCACAGGAAGAAGAGGCCTGTCATGGCTACCGTAAAAGAACTGAATCGAATAAATCATTATTTGGCAAACCTGGAACATTTTATATCTACAAATCTTATGGAATTCATCATTGTTTAAACATAGTTACTGATAAAGAAAATTTTGCAAGTGGTGTATTAATCAGGGCAGTTTTTATCTCAAAAAAAAATGAAAGATTAGCTTCTGGACCTGGCCTAGTTACTAAAACATTCGGTGTAGACATTTCATTTAACTCACTTGAAGTTATTAATAACAATTCTTTATGGATTTCTCAAAGCGACTTAAATCTAGAAAAAAAAGATCTTATTCAAACTACGAGAATTGGCATATCAAAGGCAAAAAATATAAAATGGCGTTGGTATCTAAAAAATAGTAGGAGTGTAAGTAAAAGATTAAAAGGTGATAGAACACCTAAATTTAAATAA
- a CDS encoding photosystem II manganese-stabilizing polypeptide, with translation MRIRSFLAFVISICITFAFVPVKTFAFAERGNAQFTDVVNTGKANDCPTLDSSLVGSISLGNGDSLKGICMHPTEVYVKVPGTKRKAAEFVSTKIISPRNNTTVTEVYGDIDSGTFTEKGGIDFQLITVLTPGGLEVPFAFSAKDLTAKLPSSIEPGTEVSGSTFTPNYRTGDFLDPKARAKNTGVEYAQGLVALGGDDEELAKENIKVDVNGTGVITLSINNVDSDTDEFAGTFEAIQPSDTDMGSKDPLDVKIIGELYGRKA, from the coding sequence ATGAGAATTCGTTCTTTCTTAGCTTTTGTTATTTCAATTTGTATAACTTTTGCTTTCGTACCTGTTAAAACATTTGCTTTTGCCGAAAGAGGAAATGCACAATTTACTGATGTTGTTAATACAGGTAAAGCTAATGATTGTCCTACATTAGACTCATCTCTTGTCGGATCAATATCCTTAGGGAATGGAGATAGCCTTAAAGGAATATGCATGCATCCAACAGAAGTTTATGTAAAAGTGCCAGGGACGAAAAGAAAAGCTGCAGAGTTTGTTTCTACAAAAATTATTAGTCCTAGAAATAACACCACAGTGACAGAAGTTTATGGAGATATAGACTCAGGAACTTTCACCGAAAAAGGTGGGATTGATTTTCAACTTATTACTGTCTTAACTCCTGGTGGATTAGAGGTGCCATTTGCATTTTCAGCAAAAGATCTTACAGCTAAATTACCTTCATCTATTGAGCCAGGTACTGAAGTTAGTGGTTCAACATTTACACCTAACTATAGAACTGGTGATTTTCTAGATCCTAAAGCAAGAGCCAAAAATACTGGTGTTGAATATGCTCAAGGTTTAGTTGCATTAGGAGGAGATGATGAAGAACTTGCCAAAGAAAATATTAAAGTTGATGTAAATGGTACAGGCGTTATTACTCTTTCAATCAATAATGTAGATTCTGACACAGACGAATTTGCTGGTACTTTTGAAGCTATCCAACCTTCAGATACAGACATGGGTTCAAAAGATCCACTTGATGTAAAAATAATAGGAGAGCTTTACGGAAGAAAGGCATAA
- a CDS encoding bifunctional 4-hydroxy-2-oxoglutarate aldolase/2-dehydro-3-deoxy-phosphogluconate aldolase, with protein sequence MNNKEDFLSEILKRRSFFLLIKPVENIYSNTSIRNSFLEELEILVKLGLKNIEIGWSKNKNWLDFVSEIKIKYPRINLGSASIVNKQSLEDSLKIGLNFSMMKFWDKDLFNYAKAKNHLLIPGIKNLKDLNEAINLNCKIIKIYPIKSKDNSIDIRKYKNIDFIAAGGLSINDVKNYKSLGYKAIVIGDKGIKNQKFDPKIFEWLKNN encoded by the coding sequence ATGAATAATAAAGAAGATTTTCTTTCAGAGATATTGAAAAGAAGATCTTTTTTTTTACTAATAAAACCTGTAGAAAATATTTACTCAAATACTTCTATAAGGAATTCATTTCTTGAAGAATTAGAAATCCTAGTAAAATTAGGATTAAAAAATATTGAAATAGGTTGGTCTAAGAATAAAAATTGGTTAGATTTTGTATCCGAGATCAAAATTAAATATCCAAGAATTAATTTAGGCTCTGCCTCCATAGTTAATAAGCAATCACTAGAAGATTCTTTAAAAATTGGATTAAACTTTTCGATGATGAAATTTTGGGATAAAGATCTTTTCAATTATGCGAAGGCAAAAAATCATTTATTAATTCCTGGTATTAAAAATTTAAAAGATCTTAACGAAGCGATAAATTTAAATTGCAAAATTATCAAAATTTATCCAATAAAAAGTAAAGATAATTCGATAGATATTCGAAAATATAAAAATATTGATTTCATCGCTGCTGGAGGACTATCAATCAATGATGTAAAAAATTATAAGTCTTTAGGATACAAAGCAATCGTAATTGGAGATAAAGGCATCAAAAATCAAAAATTTGATCCAAAAATATTTGAATGGCTCAAAAATAATTAA
- the gatC gene encoding Asp-tRNA(Asn)/Glu-tRNA(Gln) amidotransferase subunit GatC, protein MTKITREEVKKVAYLARLELNEHEINNHAEQLEKIMEYIKQLEKIDTYDVPCTTRAIEVVNVFRKDEKKNSDCTEELLDLGPSREDKYFKVPKIINE, encoded by the coding sequence ATGACAAAAATAACTAGAGAGGAGGTAAAAAAAGTTGCCTATTTAGCGAGATTGGAACTGAATGAGCATGAAATCAATAATCACGCAGAACAATTAGAAAAAATAATGGAATATATTAAACAACTCGAAAAAATTGATACCTATGATGTGCCTTGTACAACAAGGGCTATAGAGGTTGTTAATGTATTTAGAAAAGACGAAAAGAAAAATTCTGATTGCACAGAAGAGCTTTTAGATTTAGGCCCATCTAGAGAAGATAAATACTTTAAAGTACCAAAAATTATTAATGAATGA
- the isiD gene encoding protein IsiD, with the protein MEFISENKISEELVNSFDENMILELATRLEEDNYKTPFDGLKDWHLLRALAINRPELTLDYIHLLDQEPFDEN; encoded by the coding sequence ATGGAATTTATTTCTGAAAATAAAATAAGTGAGGAACTAGTAAACTCTTTTGATGAAAACATGATCCTTGAGCTTGCAACAAGACTGGAAGAGGATAATTACAAGACACCATTTGATGGTTTAAAAGACTGGCACTTACTGAGAGCCCTTGCAATCAATAGACCTGAATTAACATTAGATTATATTCATCTTCTTGATCAAGAACCTTTCGATGAAAACTAA
- the sat gene encoding sulfate adenylyltransferase yields the protein MELQKKTKTDDNGLIPPYGGELKNLIIKDNQLKNDLIAKATYEFECSERNACDVELLMVGAFSPLEGFMDENNYKSVIKNNRDTNGLLFGLPIVFDSNNKEVKAGETILLTYKNQKIAVLEVSSIWEPDKSLEAELCYGTNSLDHPAVKMIFNERGRFYIGGRVFGFELPTREFPCKTPEEVRAKLPPNYDVVAFQCRNPIHRAHYELFTNALLSDNVSTNSVVLVHPTCGPTQQDDIPGKVRYLTYKELEEEISDKRIKWAFLPYSMHMAGPREALQHMIIRRNYGCTHFIIGRDMAGCKSSSTGEDFYGPYDAQNFANKCADELMMQTVPSKNLVYTKEKGYITAEEAKEFNYQIMKLSGTEFRKKLRNGEPIPEWFAFKSVVDVLRRS from the coding sequence ATGGAATTACAAAAAAAAACAAAAACTGACGATAATGGACTAATACCGCCTTATGGAGGGGAACTAAAAAATTTAATTATCAAAGATAATCAACTCAAAAATGATCTCATCGCAAAAGCTACTTATGAGTTTGAATGTAGCGAGAGAAATGCATGTGATGTAGAACTTTTGATGGTTGGTGCATTTTCTCCATTGGAAGGTTTTATGGATGAAAATAACTACAAATCAGTCATTAAAAATAATAGAGATACAAACGGTTTACTTTTTGGCTTGCCGATTGTATTTGATTCAAATAATAAAGAAGTAAAAGCTGGAGAAACAATCTTGCTTACCTATAAAAACCAAAAAATTGCAGTTTTAGAAGTAAGTTCTATATGGGAGCCTGATAAATCCTTAGAAGCTGAACTTTGTTATGGTACTAATTCTTTAGATCATCCTGCTGTCAAGATGATTTTTAATGAGAGGGGAAGATTTTATATAGGAGGGAGAGTTTTTGGTTTCGAACTACCAACTAGAGAATTTCCCTGTAAAACCCCTGAAGAAGTTAGAGCTAAACTACCTCCAAATTATGATGTAGTTGCATTTCAATGCAGAAATCCAATTCATAGAGCACATTATGAATTATTTACTAATGCCTTACTTTCAGATAATGTGTCTACTAATTCAGTTGTTTTAGTACATCCAACTTGTGGGCCAACACAACAAGATGATATCCCTGGGAAAGTTCGATATTTGACATATAAAGAATTGGAAGAAGAAATATCTGATAAAAGAATAAAATGGGCATTTTTGCCTTATTCAATGCATATGGCAGGACCAAGAGAAGCGCTTCAACATATGATTATTAGAAGGAATTATGGTTGCACTCATTTTATTATTGGTAGAGATATGGCTGGTTGTAAATCCTCATCAACTGGTGAAGATTTCTATGGTCCCTATGACGCACAGAATTTTGCCAATAAATGTGCAGACGAGTTGATGATGCAAACTGTTCCCTCAAAAAATTTAGTTTATACAAAGGAAAAAGGATATATTACCGCTGAGGAAGCTAAAGAATTTAATTATCAAATCATGAAGCTTAGTGGTACAGAATTTAGAAAAAAATTGAGGAATGGAGAGCCCATTCCCGAATGGTTTGCATTCAAAAGTGTAGTAGATGTTCTAAGAAGGTCTTAA
- the ftsH gene encoding ATP-dependent zinc metalloprotease FtsH, with protein MNKRWRNLGLYVLAVVTVIFIGTSVFDKPSTDNATKTLRYSDFLEAVQDKEISRVLISPDNATAQVVENDGSRSEVNLAPDKDLLKILTENNVDIAVTPTKLANPWQQAVSSLIFPVLLIGGLFFLFRRSQSGNAGGGNPAMSFGKSKARLQMEPSTQVTFSDVAGVEGAKLELTEVVDFLKSPDRFTAVGAKIPKGVLLVGPPGTGKTLLAKAVAGEAGVPFFSISGSEFVEMFVGVGASRVRDLFEQAKKNAPCIVFIDEIDAVGRQRGAGMGGGNDEREQTLNQLLTEMDGFEGNSGIIIVAATNRPDVLDSALMRPGRFDRQVTVDRPDYAGRLQILNVHAKDKTLSKDVDLDKVARRTPGFTGADLANLLNEAAILAARKDLDKVSNDEVGDAIERVMAGPEKKDRVISDKKKELVAYHEAGHALVGALMPDYDPVAKVSIIPRGQAGGLTFFTPSEERMESGLYSRSYLQNQMAVALGGRVAEELVYGEEEVTTGASNDLQQVANVARQMITKFGMSDKIGPVALGQSQGGMFLGRDMSSSRDFSEDTAAIIDVEVSELVDIAYKRATKVLSDNRTVLDEMAQMLIERETIDTEDIQDLLNRSEVKVANYI; from the coding sequence GTGAACAAACGTTGGAGAAACTTAGGACTATATGTCCTAGCTGTTGTTACTGTCATTTTTATTGGTACTTCTGTTTTTGATAAACCTAGTACAGATAATGCTACAAAGACCTTAAGGTATAGTGATTTTCTAGAGGCCGTTCAAGATAAAGAAATAAGTAGAGTTTTAATATCTCCAGATAATGCGACTGCTCAAGTTGTTGAAAATGATGGAAGTAGATCTGAGGTAAATTTAGCCCCTGACAAAGATTTATTAAAAATCCTAACTGAGAATAATGTTGATATAGCTGTAACTCCCACAAAATTAGCTAATCCATGGCAACAGGCTGTGAGTAGTTTAATATTCCCAGTGCTCCTAATTGGAGGACTATTTTTTCTTTTTAGAAGATCTCAAAGCGGCAATGCTGGTGGAGGTAACCCTGCCATGAGTTTTGGCAAGAGCAAAGCTAGACTTCAAATGGAACCATCGACACAGGTAACCTTTTCAGATGTAGCTGGTGTTGAAGGTGCGAAATTAGAACTAACTGAAGTTGTAGATTTTCTTAAGAGTCCAGATAGATTTACTGCCGTCGGAGCAAAAATCCCAAAAGGTGTTCTTCTTGTTGGCCCTCCTGGTACAGGAAAAACTTTATTAGCCAAAGCAGTTGCTGGAGAAGCAGGTGTACCTTTTTTCTCCATATCAGGCTCAGAATTTGTTGAGATGTTTGTAGGAGTTGGGGCTAGTAGAGTTAGAGATCTTTTTGAACAAGCCAAAAAGAATGCTCCTTGTATTGTTTTCATTGACGAAATCGATGCTGTTGGCAGACAAAGAGGTGCCGGTATGGGGGGAGGAAACGATGAAAGAGAACAAACTTTAAACCAACTACTAACCGAAATGGATGGATTCGAAGGTAATTCTGGAATAATAATAGTTGCTGCTACTAATAGACCAGATGTTTTAGATTCAGCATTAATGCGTCCTGGAAGATTCGATAGACAAGTAACCGTAGATAGACCGGATTACGCTGGAAGATTACAAATACTAAATGTACACGCTAAAGATAAAACCCTTTCAAAAGATGTTGACCTGGATAAAGTTGCAAGAAGAACGCCAGGATTTACAGGTGCTGATTTAGCTAATTTACTAAACGAAGCCGCAATACTAGCAGCTAGAAAAGATTTAGATAAAGTTAGTAATGATGAAGTCGGTGATGCTATTGAAAGAGTTATGGCTGGACCAGAAAAAAAAGATAGAGTCATCAGTGATAAGAAAAAAGAATTAGTTGCTTATCACGAAGCTGGTCATGCACTTGTAGGAGCATTAATGCCTGATTATGACCCAGTAGCAAAGGTTTCAATAATTCCTAGAGGGCAAGCTGGAGGTCTAACCTTTTTTACTCCAAGCGAAGAAAGAATGGAATCAGGTCTTTACTCTCGTTCTTATCTTCAAAATCAAATGGCTGTAGCTCTAGGTGGAAGAGTTGCGGAAGAATTAGTATACGGAGAAGAAGAAGTCACAACAGGTGCTTCAAATGATTTACAGCAAGTTGCCAATGTAGCAAGACAAATGATTACAAAATTTGGTATGAGCGACAAAATAGGTCCAGTCGCTTTAGGACAATCCCAAGGTGGAATGTTTCTAGGAAGAGATATGAGTTCTTCAAGAGACTTTTCTGAGGACACTGCGGCAATAATTGATGTAGAGGTTTCAGAGCTTGTTGATATTGCTTATAAGAGAGCTACAAAAGTCTTATCAGACAATAGAACTGTCCTTGACGAAATGGCTCAAATGCTTATCGAAAGAGAAACAATAGATACTGAAGATATTCAAGATTTGCTTAATCGATCAGAAGTCAAAGTTGCTAACTATATCTAA
- a CDS encoding fatty acid desaturase, with translation MTNSSKTFNWQKEIKNYVDPPSFWNPTLGLFFAGYFLAFLSIWQWYRGVWPLPLLVATAFLALHIEGTVIHDACHKAAHPVPWINQAMGHGSAIILGFSFPVFTRVHLQHHIHVNHPKNDPDHIVSTFGPIWLIAPRFFYHEVFFFQRKLWRKYELLQWGIERSIFITIILAGIKFDFMNLIYNLWFGPALMVGVTLGIFFDYLPHRPFRSRNKWLNSRVYPSKFMNLLIMGQNYHLIHHLWPSIPWFEYKLAYEKTKPLLDIKGSPQRVGIFESKDDIFNFIYDLLIGVRSHSKRRGKIRKIINLYPGYRIKKFLLKVVNKTFIGSN, from the coding sequence ATTACTAATTCTTCAAAAACATTTAATTGGCAAAAGGAGATAAAAAATTATGTAGATCCGCCAAGTTTCTGGAATCCAACATTAGGTCTTTTTTTTGCCGGTTATTTTCTCGCTTTTCTTAGCATATGGCAATGGTATAGAGGGGTATGGCCTCTACCTTTACTTGTAGCAACTGCTTTTTTAGCTTTACATATTGAAGGTACTGTAATACATGATGCATGTCATAAAGCTGCCCATCCAGTTCCTTGGATAAATCAAGCCATGGGTCATGGTTCAGCAATTATTTTAGGATTTAGTTTTCCAGTTTTCACAAGAGTACATTTACAACATCATATTCACGTAAATCATCCAAAAAATGATCCAGATCATATCGTGAGTACTTTTGGTCCAATATGGCTAATTGCTCCAAGATTTTTTTATCATGAAGTATTTTTCTTTCAAAGAAAACTTTGGCGAAAATATGAATTACTTCAATGGGGTATTGAAAGATCCATCTTTATAACAATAATTTTGGCAGGTATAAAGTTTGACTTCATGAATCTAATTTATAATCTATGGTTCGGACCAGCATTAATGGTGGGAGTTACTTTAGGAATATTTTTTGATTATCTTCCTCATAGACCTTTTCGATCAAGAAACAAATGGTTGAATTCTCGAGTTTATCCAAGCAAATTCATGAATTTATTAATAATGGGCCAAAATTACCATCTCATTCATCATCTTTGGCCTTCGATTCCTTGGTTTGAATACAAATTAGCATATGAAAAAACTAAGCCATTATTGGATATAAAAGGCTCCCCTCAAAGAGTTGGAATTTTTGAAAGTAAAGATGATATTTTTAACTTCATTTATGATTTATTAATAGGCGTAAGGAGTCATAGCAAAAGGAGGGGCAAGATAAGAAAAATTATAAATTTATATCCAGGCTATAGAATAAAAAAATTTTTATTAAAAGTAGTCAATAAAACTTTTATTGGAAGCAACTAA
- a CDS encoding DUF565 domain-containing protein produces MVVRPQKTKFQLKIVENIQTLSIWANNPWRRYSISLITLLIGYFFGSSLGMVSAVVELMDPLAAFLSVVFIEILIVLRRNFRFERKQKFLVLLLDSLRLGLFYGFFTESLKLL; encoded by the coding sequence ATGGTTGTTAGACCTCAAAAAACAAAGTTTCAATTAAAGATTGTAGAAAATATTCAGACACTAAGTATTTGGGCTAATAATCCATGGCGAAGATATTCAATATCATTAATTACACTTTTAATTGGTTACTTTTTTGGTAGTTCTCTTGGTATGGTAAGTGCCGTTGTGGAACTCATGGATCCTTTGGCTGCTTTCTTATCAGTAGTTTTTATTGAAATTTTAATAGTTCTAAGAAGAAATTTTAGATTTGAAAGGAAACAGAAATTCTTAGTACTTTTATTAGATTCTTTAAGATTGGGATTATTTTATGGCTTCTTTACTGAAAGTCTTAAGTTGCTATAA